One Buteo buteo chromosome 4, bButBut1.hap1.1, whole genome shotgun sequence DNA segment encodes these proteins:
- the EPHX3 gene encoding epoxide hydrolase 3, whose product MLLSLCSLLLAPTRLLLALCRLVARLGVTVAAVAAGVAYGLWGLGLLLRRGPRQTFRWRVRDRPPPGLADGTFGEHRYLHLKDSGLQLHYVTQGPTTAPLMLLLHGFPQNWFCWRYLLQEFGTKYRVVALDLRGYGASEKPLGKDNYRLEILLEDIRQVIEVLGTPNGREEVTSSSGVTTTSPKCILVGHDWGGVLAWEFAAGHPVMVEKLVIMNAPHRSVMAGFTICHPSQLIRSSYIFLFQLPWLPELLFSLADFELVKTILTGPRTRIQNPLRQLTEQEVDAYLYSLSQPGGLTPPINYYRNLFRDTPIPREPPPMPTLLLWGTHDAFLDPRLVPCLHHCLRPTARICLLPGASHWLPEDQPRPLARLLDDFLGGGDHHHP is encoded by the exons ATGCTCCTGTCCCTCTGCTcgctgctgctggcacccacCCGGCTACTGCTGGCCCTCTGCCGCCTGGTGGCCCGCCTGGGGGTGACGGTGGCCGCGGTGGCCGCGGGGGTGGCCTACGGGCTGTGGGGTCTGGGGCTGCTGCTACGTCGGGGACCCCGACAGACTTTTCGGTGGCGGGTGAGGGAccgtcccccccccggcttGGCCGATGGCACTTTTGGGGAGCACCGATACCTGCACCtcaag GACTCAGGGCTGCAGCTCCACTACGTCACCCAGGGTCCCACCACGGCCCCTTTGATGTTGCTTCTCCACGGCTTCCCCCAAAACTG GTTTTGCTGGAGGTATCTGCTTCAGGAATTCGGCACCAAGTACCGGGTGGTGGCTTTGGATCTTCGCGGTTACGGAGCTTCGGAAAAGCCACTGGGCAAGGACAATTACCGGCTGGAGATCCTACTGGAGGACATCCGCCAGGTCATCGAGGTCTTGGGGACACCCAATGGCCGCGAGGAGGTGACATCGAGCAGCGGCGTCACCACGACGTCCCCCAAATGTATCTTGGTGGGACACGACTGGGGAGGAGTTCTCGCTTGGGAGTTTGCCGCCGGTCATCCGGTCATGGTGGAGAAGTTGGTCATCATGAATGCTCCTCACCGGAGCGTCATGGCAG GTTTCACCATCTGCCACCCCTCCCAGCTCATCCGTTCCAGCTACATCTTCCTCTTCCAGTTGCCCTGGCTGCCTGAGCTCCTCTTCTCCTTGGCGGACTTCGAG CTGGTGAAGACCATCTTGACGGGACCTCGGACGAGGATCCAGAATCCGCTGCGGCAGTTGACAGAGCAGGAGGTGGACGCCTACCTCTACAGCCTCTCCCAACCGGGGGGGTTGACCCCCCCCATCAACTACTACCGGAACCTCTTCCG ggacaccccgATCCCCCGCGAGCCCCCCCCAATGCCCACCCTCCTGCTGTGGGGCACCCACGACGCCTTCCTGGACCCCCGCCtggtgccctgcctgcaccactGCCTGCGCCCAACCGCCCGCATCTGCCTGCTGCCCGGCGCCAGCCATTGGCTGCCCGAGGACCAGCCCCGCCCCCTCGCCCGCCTCCTGGATGACTtcctgggtgggggggaccaccaccacccatag